The Lycium barbarum isolate Lr01 chromosome 9, ASM1917538v2, whole genome shotgun sequence genome has a segment encoding these proteins:
- the LOC132612249 gene encoding uncharacterized protein LOC132612249, translated as MLSHGKEKHGDKVQISDSLQEYSLDGNDIDEFQDQIVVVESGLQTQYAAKLVEKQQELSLIMTKMTGVASDNKQQLSGTGHAKDIIKANSGAQIARRNKADLGYKGSIFTWWNGRGADDCIFKRLDRCLGNFELQHLFPGLEITHLIKFGSDHSPLLIECKQELKKMKQVLSQWSKSTYGDIFQQITNLEEVIKAHEALFESNPSYANREKLMKVQVEFTRVLYLEEEFWKQKAGMSWFQDGDKNSKLFHAYVKGRRKILQLKRIQNSQGQWLDNEEEIAEEAVGFFQAQFHETVVPTQFDILKHVPSMISNVQNEEHVAVPTKEEVKQAVFGLNSTSAGGPDGFTGLFFQTCWDIVGDDIFNMVWYFFRGFELPRYITHTNLVLLPKKKDVQTFSDMRPISLSNFVNKVFSRVEITTDIRLRTNKGKKNVNAIVPNVVMKLDMTKAYDRLSWIFLTNVLRKMGFCEQFISLIYEIVGNNWYSVLINGQPHGFFHSTRGVKQGDSLSPTLFILASEVLSRGLNALYSNLWFTGFGVPKWSPKINHLAYADDTIIFSSSCEISLGLIMNVFTEYEQASGQLINKAKSSVYLHDRVDEEIFRQVERVTGIARKEFPVIYLGCPIYYARSKMSFYSELIAKVRNRLQGWKGKLLSFGGRAILLKHVLQAMPMHLLSAVDPPSFVIKKLHKVFAQFFWSNTVGERGRHWTGWDIVCLPCDEGGLGFRSLSDMSMALFAKLWWNFRTKPSLWSYFMSNKYLKKNNSILVSWKKGSHSWRKMLQARDLIDHKIWWQLRMGSSLFWFDNWTGLGPFYFLTPSDFYCNEAINNVSDVVTEGRWHEQAIRNNLPEEYADYILKELQPPARGDELDKPWWSLETQGDFTVKSAWEFIRSRGEKRDVYKKIWMKGLPFKISFLMWRVWHFKVSLDDVIRSWGYHMPTMCMCCANPKEETVPHIFLRCETAQKTWIKPIFYAIPSIIVWELWKKRNGDKHRNKVSISRVIYQASTNTQQFVRLRKPCIKNVPHRWPEILRILENYVPRLQVTKVWWKLPVEGCLKCNTDGATRGNQGRSSYAFCVRDATGNLVYAKAKEMEDNTNTESEAMAFLEAARYCISQQVYSFILETDSLLLKNILERGKMGNMVFLVETLDGKIQIDGTIHLQLFWVESLEKSMLWVAVGIWEGSWYIWDYTAGGHNMCDAGVKKRNMGRELDQVEGSCEGINIITWLRICMEIQGYFSKDSAGSAWTHNNKRKTRQLEDDAGLGNKCRNIRGLQLQNDNITSYKAEGTNRNSIKRCSGQQKMARDEAVANFVQHCCGTSAADSNLVQWCQGK; from the exons ATGCTGTCACATGGAAAGGAGAAGCATGGTGATAAGGTACAAATTTCAGATAGCTTGCAGGAGTATAGCCTAGATGggaatgatattgatgaatttcAAGATCAGATTGTTGTTGTAGAATCTGGACTTCAAACTCAATATGCTGCTAAACTGGTAGAAAAGCAGCAGGAATTGAGCCTAATAATGACCAAAATGACTGGTGTTGCTTCAGATAATAAGCAGCAGTTGTCTGGTACAGGGCATGCGAAGGATATCATCAAGGCTAATTCTGGGGCTCAGATAGCAAGACGAAACAAAGCTGATCTGGGGTATAAGGGAAGTATttttacatggtggaatgggagagGGGCAGATGATTGTATATTCAAGAGGTTGGATAGGTGTTTGGGCAACTTTGAGCTTCAACATTTGTTTCCAGGCTTGGAAATCACTCATTTGATCAAGTTTGGTTCGGATCACTCTCCGTTGCTGATTGAATGCAAACAAGAG CTGAAGAAAATGAAACAGGTTTTATCCCAATGGAGCAAGTCCACTTATGGTGATATTTTTCAGCAGATCACTAACCTTGAGGAAGTGATTAAAGCTCATGAAGCACTCTTTGAGTCAAATCCCTCTTATGCTAACAGGGAAAAACTCATGAAAGTGCAAGTTGAATTTACTAGAGTATTGTATTTGGAGGAGGAATTTTGGAAGCAAAAAGCTGGAATGTCTTGGTTTCAAGATGGTGACAAGAATTCCAAATTATTCCATGCTTATGTGAAGGGCAGAAGAAAAATTCTACAGTTGAAAAGAATACAGAACTCGCAGGGGCAATGGCTTGACAATGAGGAAGAGATTGCAGAGGAGGCTGTTGGATTTTTCCAGGCACAATTTCATGAAACTGTGGTTCCTACACAGTTTGATATTCTAAAACATGTTCCTTCCATGATTAGTAACGTGCAAAATGAAGAACATGTTGCAGTTCCTACGAAAGAAGAGGTGAAACAGGCTGTTTTTGGTTTAAATAGTACAAGTGCAGGTGGTCCTGATGGTTTTACAGGCTTGTTCTTCCAAACATGTTGGGATATTGTTGGGGATGATATTTTCAATATGGTTTGGTACTTCTTCAGAGGTTTTGAACTGCCTAGGTACATTACTCATACTAATCTTGTGTTGTTGCCAAAGAAGAAAGATGTCCAGACTTTTAGTGACATGAGGCCTATTAGTCTGAGTAATTTTGTGAACAAGGTGTTTTCCAGAGTG GAAATAACCACTGATATCAGACTTAGAACCAATAAAGGCAAGAAGAATGTCAATGCTATTGTTCCTAATGTTGTGATGAAATTGGATATGACAAAGGCCTATGATAGGCTGTCATGGATTTTTCTTACAAATGTTCTGAGGAAAATGGGATTTTGTGAGCAGTTTATAAGTCTGATTTATGAAATTGTGGGAAATAATTGGTATTCGGTACTTATTAATGGCCAGCCTCATGGTTTCTTTCACTCTACTAGGGGTGTGAAGCAAGGTGATTCTTTGTCGCCTACTTTGTTCATATTAGCTTCTGAAGTATTATCAAGGGGTTTGAATGCTTTGTATAGCAATTTGTGGTTCACTGGGTTTGGTGTGCCTAAGTGGAGTCCAAAAATTAACCACCTTGcgtatgcagatgatactatcataTTTTCCTCATCATGTGAGATTTCATTGGGTTTGATCATGAATGTTTTTACTGAATATGAACAAGCTTCTGGACAGTTGATCAACAAGGCCAAAAGTTCAGTTTATTTGCATGATAGGGTTGATGAGGAGATATTTCGGCAGGTTGAAAGGGTTACTGGCATTGCAAGGAAGGAATTTCCTGTGATATATCTTGGCTGTCCCATTTATTATGCAAGGAGCAAGATGTCTTTCTATTCAGAACTTATAGCAAAGGTGAGAAACAGATTACAAGGGTGGAAAGGGAAGTTATTGTCATTTGGTGGAAGGGCAATTCTGTTGAAGCATGTGTTACAGGCCATGCCTATGCATTTGTTGTCTGCTGTTGACCCACCTTCATTTGTGATTAAGAAACTGCACAAGGTGTTTGCTCAATTTTTCTGGAGCAACACTGTTGGTGAGAGGGGCAGGCATTGGACAGGTTGGGATATTGTTTGCTTGCCTTGTGATGAGGGTGGTCTCGGTTTCAGATCACTTAGCGATATGTCCATGGCATTGTTTGCTAAGTTATGGTGGAACTTTAGAACCAAACCATCACTGTGGAGTTATTTCATGAGCAACAAGTACTTAAAGAAAAACAACTCTATACTAGTGTCATGGAAAAAAGGTTCACACAGTTGGAGGAAAATGCTTCAAGCAAGGGACTTAATTGATCATAAGATATGGTGGCAGCTTAGAATGGGGTCCTCATtgttttggtttgataattggactggTTTGGGACCTTTTTATTTTCTAACACCGTCTGATTTCTATTGTAATGAAGCGATTAATAATGTGTCTGATGTAGTCACAGAAGGCAGATGGCATGAACAAGCAATCAGAAATAACCTTCCTGAAGAATACGCAGATTACATTCTTAAAGAATTGCAGCCTCCAGCTAGGGGTGATGAACTTGACAAACCTTGGTGGAGTTTGGAAACTCAAGGTGATTTCACGGTTAAGTCAGCATGGGAATTTATAAGAAGCAGAGGTGAAAAGAGGGATGTGTACAAGAAGATTTGGATGAAAGGGTTGCCATTCAAGATTTCTTTCTTAATGTGGAGGGTGTGGCATTTTAAAGTGTCTTTGGATGATGTTATTAGAAGTTGGGGATATCACATGCCTACTATGTGCATGTGTTGTGCTAATCCCAAAGAAGAAACTGTCCCCCATATTTTCTTGAGATGTGAAACTGCTCAAAAAACATG GATAAAACCAATCTTTTATGCCATCCCTTCTATCATTGTTTGGGAGTTGTGGAAGAAGAGAAATGGTGACAAGCATAGGAACAAGGTGTCAATTAGTAGAGTCATTTATCAGGCTTCAACTAATACTCAACAATTTGTGAGATTGAGGAAGCCATGTATCAAAAATGTCCCTCACAGGTGGCCTGAAATTCTGAGAATTCTGGAAAATTATGTTCCAAGGTTGCAGGTGACTAAGGTATGGTGGAAACTGCCTGTTGAAGGTTGCTTGAAATGCAACACTGATGGTGCTACTAGGGGCAACCAAGGTAGAAGCTCATATGCATTTTGTGTAAGGGATGCTACAGGTAACTTGGTTTATGCAAAAGCTAAAGAAATGGAGGACAACACTAACACTGAATCCGAGGCTATGGCATTTCTTGAAGCTGCAAGATATTGTATTTCTCAACAGGTGTATTCTTTCATATTGGAGACTGATTCACTCTTATTGAAAAACATTTTAGAGAG gggcaaaatgggaaatatgGTTTTTTTGGTTGAAACGCTTGATGGGAAGATACAGATTGATGGAACCATTCATTTACAACTGTTTTGGGTGGAGAGCCTGGAAAAATCAATGCTATGGGTAGCAGTTG GAATATGGGAAGGGAGTTGGTACATCTGGGATTATACTGCTGGAGGACACAACATGTGTGATGCTGGTGTGAAGAAGAGGAATATGGGAAGGGAGTTG GACCAAGTTGAAGGCTCCTGTGAAGGCATTAACATCATAACCTGGCTGAGAATTTGCATGGAGATACAAGG GTACTTTAGCAAGGACAGTGCAGGTTCAGCATGGACTCACAATAACAAAAGGAAGACACGACAACTGGAAGATG ATGCTGGTCTGGGTAATAAGTGCAGAAATATAAGAGGTTTGCAGCTGCAGAATGACAACATCACAAGTTACAAAGCAGAAGGGACTAACAGGAATTCTATCAAAAGGTGTAGTGGACAACAAAAGATGGCCAGGGATGAAGCTGTTGCTAACTTTGTGCAGCACTGCTGTGGCACAAGTGCTGCTGATAGCAACCTGGTTCAGTGGTGTCAAGGAAAATAA